Genomic DNA from Longimicrobium sp.:
GAACCCGCACGCCGGAGCCGATGACCAGCGAGTACGAAGTAGATGTCCGATCCCGGCGATACGACCGCCTGCACAGCGAAGAAGTGGCGATCGCGTTCAGCGCGCTGGATTGTGCGCTTAACGGCGAGAAGGGGATCTACGCCAGCAGCGAGCTGACGACGGGCCGCCGCGCGTACGACCTGGCGCGAGAGCACCGCGCGGGAAGCATGCAGGAGCTTCGCGAGATGCTGGGCGACGAGCCTCATCGAGCCCTGATCTTCGACCGCAACTGCGACGAGGCCAGCGCCTTCGCCCGGCGGCTGCGGGAGGAGCTGGGCGGGGCCGAGATGGTGATCACCCCGGCACCGTTCACGGCGCCCGGGTGGAGCCAGGCGGAGTACCTTCACTTCTGGGAAACCCTGATCCGCACGCGCGTGAAGGCGGTGTACTTCAACCAGGCCTGGCAGTACAGCAACGGCTGCACTTTCGAGTTCGCCGTTGCCTGCGAGGCGGGAGTTGCATGCTTCGACGCCAGCCACCAGCCCCTGCCGCTGGAGCGCGGCATCGAACTGGTTGAGAACGCCATCCGGGAGCTGGAAAGCGTCAGCGTGGAGGTGCCGCGGCTGCGGCTGAACCTGGAGCGCCTGCAAGCCACCGTGGACTACGCACCCGTGACGTAAACGTTCGTCTACGATTCTGGATTCTACACAGCCCCGCCACTCTCATGGAGCGGCGGGGCTGCATTCGTCATTGCCTGAAGGACGGGCTGGGCCGTCCATCTGCGCCTGGGCGGCGGGCTCAGGCGGGGATGCGGCGCTGCTCCTGCTCGCGCTCGCGGCGGTCCTCGCGCCGATCGCGCACGTCTTCCCGGCGGTCGCGGCGGTCCTCCACGCGGTCGCGCACATCCTCGCGGCGGTCGCGGGCGCGGCGCACGGCGCGCTCCCTGTGTGCGCGGGCGGCATCGCCGTGGACTGCGCGCTCCCGGTGGGCGCGCGCATGCTCGCGCTGCCGCACCGCGTGCTCGCGGACGCGGGCCGTGTGCTCACCCCGCCGCGCAGCATGCTCGCGGACGCGGAGGCCGTGTGCACGCTGACGGGCGCCATGCTCGCGCATGCGGACGGCGTGCTCCCGCTGCCGCGCCGCGTGCTCGCGCATTCGATGGGCGTGCTCCCGCTGGCGAACGGCGTGCTCGCGGTGGGCGCGTCCGACCGCGTGGCGCGCTCGTGCGTGCTCCCGGTGAACCGCACGTTCCCGCTCGGCACGCACCTCGGGCGTCTGCGGGGGCGCCACCACCTGCGCGGCGAGGGAGGCCGGCGCCATCGCCAGTGCCAGGGCCAGCAGCCACTTCGTCTTCATGGTTTCCACTCCAGGGAGAGGGAGGTGTCTTGGGGATGCGTTCATGCCCGCATTCCAGAGTACAGCCCCGCACGCCGGAGCGTTGGGCGGCTCTCAGCCGGCGGCCAGCGTGCCCTGCAGCCGCTTGCGCGCGCGCCCTGCGAGCGTGCCGTTGATCCACATCGCCGGGCCGATCAGCCAGTACGCCATCCCCGCCATGAACGGCCCAAACCCGCCCCCGAACAGCGCCAGCATGATCGACGCGCACCCGATCCCCACGTTCAGCATGCTCTCGCGCACCGTGGTGACGGTGTCGAACTGCTCCACCGGATCCAGCTCCAGCGCCTCGCGCATGCGGTACGCGTGAAGGTGAAGCAGGGCGAAGATCAGGAACACCGCCACGTATCCGCCGCTGAACACCACCATCAGCATGGGCCACTGGTCGTGGGTCAGCACAGGATCGCCGCCTGCCGACACGGCCTGCCACGGCGCGGAGCCGGTGAACATCCCGAGGACGATGGTGAAGACGAACTTCAGCGGATACACGAAGAAGACGATGACGAACAGCAGCGCGGCGTTCAGCACCATCGTCACGCCATCGTTCAGGCCGTAGCGGCGAAAGAAGCGGTACTGGTTCCACCACACCAGGAACAACAGCGCGAAGCACGCGGCGAACGAACCGAACCCGCGCATCACCTCGAACAGCTGCGTGGCCGTCCGCGGCACCTCCAGCGACACCACCAGCAGCGTGATGGCGAAGCCGAACACCGCGTCGCTCAGCCCCTCCAGCCGCGACACTTCCCTGCCCCGCGGACGAAATCCGTGAGTTTGGGTCTGCTGCGCGGCCATCAGGCGGGATCGGATCATCGGCGGAGAAGATGTGAGGAGGGATGGGGAGAGACTGGCGGGCGGTCACTCGCCCAGGCAGATGCGCTCCACTTCATCGGCGTCGAGGGGCACGCCGCGGGTAAGGATCTCGTTGCCGTCCACCGTCACCAGCACGTCGTCTTCCAGGCGGATGCCGATGCCGCGCAGCTCTTCCGGGACGTCGTCCGCGTCGGCGGGGATGTAGAGGCCGGGCTCCACGGTCAGCACCATCCCGGGCTGAAGGTCGACGGACTCGCCGGCGCTGTCGCGGTACATGCCCACGTCGTGCACGTCCATCCCCAGCCAGTGCGACGTCTGGTGCATGTAGAATCGCTTGAACGCCTCCGACTCGATCAGCGCGTCCACCTCTCCCGTCAGCAGCCCCAGGTCCACCATCCCCTGCACCAGCACGCGGCGCGCCGCCTCGTGCACGCCGCTGAACGGGGCGCCGGGGTGGATGGCGCCGATCGCCGCATCCAGCGAGGCCCGCACGATGTCGTACACCCGGCGCTGCGGGGCGGAAAAGCGGCCCGACGCGGGAAAGGTGCGGGTGATGTCGGAGCAGTACATTCCCACCTCCGCGCCGGAATCCACCAGCACGAGGTCGCCCTCTTCGATGCGGCGCGAGTTGGCGTGGTAGTGCAGCGTCGTCGCGTTCGCGCCCGAGCCGACGATGGCGGGAAAGGCCGTCCCACACTCCGCACCGGCGGACCGATACGTGTGGTCGAGCAGGGCCTGCAGCTCCCACTCGCCCACGCCGGGGCGCCCGGCCCGCATGACGGCCAGGTGTCCCCGCGCAGCCAGGTCCGCCGCCGTGCGCATCAGCGCGATCTCTTCGGGCTCCTTCACCAGGCGCATGGCGTCCAGGACTGAGCCCGGGTCGCGAACGTCCACTGGGCCCTTGCCGGCGCGCGGGCGCGTGCCTCGGAAGCCGGCGACCAGCCGCAGCACCCGCATCTCCAGGTCGCCGGCCAAGCCCGTGAGCGAGAACCACACGGCGTCCGCGGGCTCCAGCAGCTTCTTCAGGTGCTCGTCCAGCTGCTCGATGGGGTACGCGGCGTCTGCCCCGAAGCGTTCGCGCGCGCCCTCCACGCCGGCGCGGGCGCCGTTCCACACTTCGCGCTCCGGGTCGCGCGGGCGAACGAACAGCGTCAGCCGGTGCTCGGCGTCGTGCGGCGTGAGGACGGCGACGGCCCCGGGCTCCGGAAAGCCGGTCAGGTAGTGGAAGTCGCTGCCCTGGCGATAGGGGATCTCGGTGTCGCGCGACTTCAGCAGCTCGGGGCCGGCGGGCAGCACCGCTACCCCCTCGCCAATGGCGGCCAGGAACCGCTCGCGGCGGTGGCGATACGTGTCGGCGGAAAGGCTGGGCCGGACAGCGGCAGCCGGGTCGCTCATGCGGGAAGGATCCGAGGATGATGGCGGCCGCGGCGGCGGCGCTGGGCCGCACAGCATAGGCCGGGCGCGGGATGCCCGCAACCTCGGCGGGCGGCTCCGGCCGCGGGTCGCCACGCCCTGCGTCCAGCCGTCGTGGCGGATGACGCGATCCCTTGTTTGGGGCCATACCGGAGAGGCAGAAACACCTGACGGCATGCGACGTGCGGCCTCCGCCGCGCCATTCCCATCCGGAGCGCGACGTTTTGTGATCGCGCCATCACGGGCCACGTGGCGAGCGTTTCGCCGCGGAACCATAGCAATCAGGAGAAACTCCATGCAGAAGATCAAGCTCGACATCGAAGCTCTGGACGTGCAGACCTTCCAGGTGACGCCGGACGCCGACACGGGCAGCCGTGGGACCGTGCAGGCGCACCAGGCCCCCACGCTGCCCGTGCAGGACTGCTTCCGTTCCGTCTTCCCCACCTGCGGAATCTACTGCTGACCGTCTGAAGGCGGAGATGGCGGCCCGGGCGCGGAATGCGCCCGGGCCGCCTTTCGTCGCGGGCGGGAGTTGCGCGCGGGCGGCCGCGCGCAGAGCTTTCGTGGACCGCCGACCCGTGATCGCACCGCCGCCCGAAATCGATGCTCCCTCGCAGACAGGCCCTTCTCGCTATCGCAGCCGCGTTCCTCTCGGGCGCGGCGGACGCGCAATCGCCCTCGGGGCTGCGTCCGCCCACCACCTGGGCCGACTGCGGGATTCCGGCGCTGGAATCGCTCCGCCGCGATCCGTCGCCGCTGGAGATGCGCTGCCGGTACGGAGCGCAGGGCCCGGGCAGGTTCGGGCTGCTCTCGTACCTGGACGTGCCCGTCTACCGCCCCGCGACCCCGCTTCCGGGCACGCACGTCGTCGGGGTGCCGGGAATGCCGCATCCCGCACCGGGCGAAAGCTTCGAGGAATGGGAGTGGCGCGTGCTGCGGACGCGCTTTGGGCCGGAGGTGCGGCGGGTGCACAACAACCTGCTGCAGCTGGACCCCGTCTTCATGTCCATGATCCGCCGCTTCGAGCGCGAGCTGGCCAGCCGCGGCATCCGCGCGCGCCGCCGCGAAACGTACCGCACCGCCGAACGGCAGGCGTGGGTGTTCCAGCAGGGGCGCTCGCGGCCGGGCACCTTCGCCACCACCACGCTCACCTCCTGGCACTGCCGCGTAGACCGGCTGGGGCGCCCCGCGGCGCGCGCGGCGGACTACGACGTGGCGTCCGGGCAGCTGGCGCGCTTCCACGAGGTGGCGGCGGCCATCGGCCTGCTGGGGTACGGGGCAGACAGCAACGACCCCGGCCACGTCTTTCTCCCCGACCTGGACGCGGCCACGGGAATGGACCTGGCGGTGCTGCGCCTGCTCCCGCGGGTGATGCACGTCACCCTGGCGACGGGTCGGCCCGAGGGCGAGTGGCAGGCACCGGGCGCCACGGAGCGGTGGCGCCAGCGCACGCTGGACTTCATCCGCAACCCGGTGCCCGTCTGGCCCACGTGGTACCCACCGGCCGCGCGCGTCGACGGATAGAACGAAGAGCGGGTCGGAAAAGCGAAGGGGGAAGAGCACGGTGCGTGCTCCTCCCCCTTCGCATCACCCGGAACCGCCCCGCGCGGGCGGCTCCGCGGGCCCGGTCAGCGGCCGCCGCTGGGAGCGGCCGGCGCCTGGGTTTCCGCGGCGACCACCTCCACCGGGTACGGGAGCTGGCGGAGCGGCGCCTCGACCACCGAACGGTCGCCTACGACCACGATCGCGAAGCGCCCCGGCTGCAGGTACTCGCGGGCGACGCGGTTCACGTCCTCGGCCGTGACCGCGGCGACGCGCTGGTTGTAGCTGTCGAAGTAGTCTTCCGGCAGGTCGTACAGGATCATGTCCTGGATGCGGCCGGCGATCTGGCCGTTGGTTTCCATGGTCAGCGGCTCGCGCCGGATGATGGAAACGCGGGCCAGGTCCAGCTCCTCCTGCGTGACGGGCCGCGAGCCGCGGATGTCCTCCAGCTCGCGCATGAACTCCACCACCGACTCGCGGGTCACCCGCGTCTCCACGCCGCCGCTCGCGACGAAGGGCCCGGCCATGCGGCCCATCTGGAATCCGCTGCCCGCGCCGTACGAGTAGCCCTTGGCCTCGCGCAGGTTCAGGTTGATGCGGCTGGAGAACTGCCCGCCCAGGATGGTGTTCATCACCAGGAGCGGAAAGTAGTCGCGGTGCACGCGGGGCACGCCCACGTGGCCGATGCGGATTTCCGACTGCGCGGCGCCCGGCTTGTCGACCAGGTAGATGCGCGTGGCCTGCAGCGGCGCCGGGTCCGACGGCGGGGTCCAGGCCCCGGGCCCGCCCCGCTCCCAGCGGCCGAACGCACGCTCCAGCTTGGGCAGCACGCTCTCCGCCGCGAGCGGGCCCACCACGATCAGGTGCGCGTTGTCGGGGCGGTAGTAGCGGCGGTGGAACGCACGCAGCGCCTCCGGGGTGGCGGCGCGCACCGAGGCCGGCGTGCCGCTGACCGGGCGCCCCATCGGGTGCCCCTGCCCGTAGACGATGCGCTGGAACTGATTGGTGGCCAGCACCGCCGGCTGGTCCTGCTGCTGAAGGAGCGCGGCCAGGCGCTGCGCCTGCACGCGGGGCCAGGCGCTCTCGGGGAACGAGGCGTTGGCCACCACGTCCGCGAACACGTCCAGCGCCGGGTCGAAGTTGCGCGCCAGCACCGACAGGGTCGCCGCCGCCGCTTCCAGCCCCGCCGCGGCGTTCATCGACGCGGCCAGAAAGCCGAGCTCGTCGGCGATCTGCTCGGCCGTGCGGGTGGCGGTGCCCTCGTTCAGCATCGACGCGGTCAGCGAAGCGATGCCCGGCGTGGTGGCCGGGTCGGCGACGCCGCCGGCGTCGGCGATCAGCTGCACCGTCACCAGCGGAGCGCCCGGGCGCTCCACGAGCCACACGCGCAGCCCGTTGGAAAGCGTCCGGCGCTCCACGTTGGGAAAGTCGTACGTCGGATTGGCCGCCGCCGTGGGCATCGTGGCCCGGTCCAGCGGCTGCGCGGCGGGCTGCACGGCGGGTGCGCACCCGGCCGCCAGGGTTCCCGCGGCCAGCACGGCCGCCGCGAGAAGATGTGCCTTGGTCATGGAAATCGCCCTCGCGTTCATCGGGAAGCCTGGAGCTGCGTCTGCCCCTGCGGCACGACGCTGAGGACAATGCGGCCTGCGCCCAGCCAGTCGAGCGACTGCTTGACGCTGCCGATGGTTACGGTGGCGTAGCGGGCGTAGTCCTGCTGGATGTACGCCGGGTCGCCGTTGAACGTGGCGTAGCTGTTCAGCGCATCGGCGCGCCCAAGCGTCGTCTGCATCCGCTGGACGAACTGCACCTCCAGGTTGTTGCGCGCGCGCTCCACCTCGCGCTGCGTGGGCCCCTCGGTGCGCAGGCGCGCCACCTCTTCGTCGACGATGGCGAGCACGCGGTCCAGGTCGATCCCCGGGCGCGCCTGCACCGTGATGCCGAACTGGCCGGCGAGTGCGCGTCCGCCCTGGTTGGCGGCGACGAACTGGGCCAGCTGGTCGCGAAGCACCAGCCGCTGGTGAAGGCGCGAGCTGCGGTCGCCGGCAAGGATGTAGCCCAGCACGTTCAGGTCGGCGTCACCCGGCTGGAAATGCGCCGGGGAGGGCCAGACGACGTACAGCCGCGGCAGCTGCACGCGGTCTTCCAGCATGTGGCGCACCTCGGACGCCAGGCGCACCGGCTGCGGGGTGGGCCGCGTGATGGGCGGGCCGGACGGGATGGAGCCGAAGTAGCGCTCGATCCACCGCCGGGCCTGCGCCGGGTCGAAGTCGCCCACCACCGCCAGCGAGGCGTTGTTGGGCGCGTAGTACTGGCGGAAGAACCCCGACACGTCCTCCATGGACGCGGCGTTCAGGTCCGTCAGCGAGCCGATGGTGGTCCACGAGTACGGGTGGCCGGCCGGGAACAGCAGCCGCGAGATGGTTTCGCCGGCCAGGCCGTACGGCGCGTTGTCGTAGTTCTGCCGCCGCTCGTTCTGCACCACGCTGCGCTGGTTGTCGAGCTTTTCCTGCGTCATGGCGTTCAGCAGAAAGCCCATGCGGTCGGCCTCCTGCCACAGCACCCGCTCCAGGAAGTTGCTGGGCACCGCCTCGAAGTAGTTGGTGCGGTCGGCGTTGGTGGTGCCGTTCAGCGTGCCGCCCGCCTCGGAGATCAGCTTGAAGTGCTGGTCGTCGCCCACGTTGGCCGACCCCTGGAACATCATGTGCTCGAACAGGTGGGCGAACCCGGTGCGCCCGGCCACCTCGTTGCCGGAGCCCACGTGGTACCACACGTTCACCGCCACGACGGGAACGGAGGTGTCGCGCGACAGGACGACGTTCAGCCCGTTGGCCAGGCGGTACGTTTCCACCGTCAGCGGCACCGGGTTGGCGATGGTGACGGTGCGGGGCGCCGTGGCGGGCTGCGCCGCGGCGGGGGCCGCCAGCCCCAGCGCGAGCGCGGCAGCGGCGGTGGATAACAGGATTGTTCGCTGCATGGGCAGTGGTGGGTTCAGGGTAAACCTCGCCGGCGAATGTGGTCCGATCATAGGACCGACCCGCTTCTCGCCGCAAACGTTGGTCCCGCGCGATTCGCGCCGGTCGATCGGAACGGAAAAGGGACGCCGCCGGCCGCGGGCGTCCCTTTTCTTCGTACCTCGCCACGGCGTCTGCTACGGTTCCATCTTCCACACGTCGATCCCGCCGGCCATCTGGCCCACGTCCACCGCCGCGACCCGCCTCCTGGCCCGGAGGTCGATCACCTCGACCGTTCCCGGCTCGGACCCCACCCCCTCCACGGAGATGAACGCGTACCGGTCGTCGGGCGAGATGGCGGCACCGTGCACCACCCGCCGCAGGGTGGGAATGCGGGCCAGTTCGCGCCCCGTCCGGGCGTCGAAGACCGACACGCTCTGCCCGCGCTTGTTCGTGGCCACCAGCAGGGCCCCGTCGGAGGTGACGGCGAGGTTATAGACCCCGTCGCCCGCAGCGATGCGCCGTACCATGCGCCAGGAGGCGACGTCCACTTCCACGATCTCGCTGCTGCGGTTGCAGGCCACCCACACCCGCGCGCCGTCCGGCGACGGCTGCGCCCAGGTCGGCGAGCAGGCGGCGCCACCCGGGGCCGGCGCGGCCATCCCGTGCCCCCCGTGGTCCGCCGGAGGTCCGCCCGCCGCCCTCGGCGCGACGGGGCCCTGCATCCCCCCCTCCGCGCCGCGGGTCAGCCGGAAATGGCGGGCCACGCCGAGCGTGCGGGTATCCACCTCCACCAGCAGGTCGTCCATCATGCAGGCGGAGTAGTGGCGCGTTCCGTCCGCGCTCAGACGGCTGCCGTGCGGCATGGTGCAGGTGGGAATGCGCGCCACCTCCACCAGCGGATCGGTGCTCACCACGCTCAGCGAGGAGGGAACGTGCTCGCCGTGCAGGTTGAAGTTCACCACGTAGGCGTAGGCGCCGTCCGGGCTCACCTGCAGGGTGGCGGGAAAGTCCCCGAGCGTCACCGAGCCCAGGACGCTGTCGCCCGCGGCGTTGAAAGCCCACAGGTCGCCGAAGGGCGTGCCGTGGCCCGTGGAGACGTACAGCCGCCGCCCGTCGGGCGAAACGTCCACCCCGTGCGGCCCCTCGGGGTCCATGACGTTCCTGCCGATCCCCACCTCCCGCTCCACGCGGGCGCCACCGGGGCCGAAGCGCACCAGCGAAAGCCGGTCGACGGCCTCGGCCGCCACCCACACGTAGTAGGTGCGCTCCGGCCCCGGCTGGGCCGCCAGCGCGGAGGGGGCGCAGACGGTCGCCGCGAGCGCCGCCGCCAGCGCCGTGCGGCGCGTCACCGTACCCCGCTCTCGGGCGCCGTCTCGATGCGGATGATCCACAGCCCGTTGTTGTTGTCGTTCACGTACGCCAGCCCGTCGCGCACCACCACCCCCCAGGTCATGGCGTGGTTCTGCACGTTCCCCTGCATGTCGCCGGTGTGCACGTGCGCGATCTCGCGTTCCTGCGCCCGCAGGTCGCCACGCAGCTCGCCACTCACGTCGAAGGCGCGGAACCCGCCGTTGTAGGCGCCCATGTACAGCGTCTCCCCATCCACCCACACGTTGTGCACGCCGCCGTACTCCGGCTCGTACCAGGCCACGGAGCGCGGGCGGGTGATGTCAGACACGTCGATCACCTGCATCCGCCCGTAGGCGCGGTCGGCCGACGCGTCGCGCGCGCCGCGGGGAGGCGTGGAGGCGAACACCTCGTCGGCGATGAACACGTAGTCGCGGTGGCGCCAGGCCGTGTGCGTGCCGCGGATGAACCCCGGCCCGCCGACCGCCTCCACCTGTCGATACAGGTCGTTCAGGTCGTACCGGTACTGCGACACCAGCTGCGGATTGGAGGGCGTGCCGCCGCGGACGCCGTTCCCCACGTCCAGGATCACCAGCCCGTCGTTCCAGTAGCTCAGGTAGGCCAGCCCGTTCTGCACGTCCACGTCGTGCAGGCTGCGCCCGGCGTTCGGACGCGGCGTGCTCCACCGCGCCACCTCGCGCGGGTTCGCCGGGTCGTCCAGGTTCAGCACGTGCAGCGCGCCCGTGCCGTTGTTGGTGAGATAGACGTGCGTTCCGTGGCGCGGGTCCTGGTAGATGAAGGCGGAGTGCACCCCCGCCGAGACCCCCTCCTTGAACTCCGAGATCACCCGCGGGTGGGCCGGGTCCTCCAACGACGCGATCACGAGCCCATCGCGGCGGTCCGACGAGCCTTCGCGCGTGTGGACCATGTAGCGCCCGTCCGGCGTGGTCATCACGTCGTTCACGCGGCGTGTGTTCGACACCATCGAGTCGGTGACCACGGGTTGCGCGGGATTGCTCACGTCGAGCACGTACAGCACGTCTCCCCCCGCGCCGGAGCCCAGGTAGGCGTTGCGGCCGTTGGGGTGCAGCCACACCTCCTCCGTCTTGAAGCGGGTGCGCGGAAGGCGCCCCACCACGGTGGCGGGGCGGCGCACGTCGCGGTGCCGCAGCGTGACCGCGGCGTCCGCCGAGTGCCGGCCCAGCAGCGCCGTCACCGTGTACGCCCGCGCCTCGTAGCCCACGAAGGCGCCGTCCGCGCCGATCGCCCCCTCCCCCGGCGAAACGCTGAAGACCGGCGTCAGCCCGGGGATCTCCCGCCCCTGCGCGTCGCGGGCCGTCACCCGGAAGCGCACCACGTCGCCGGTACGTGCCGCGTGC
This window encodes:
- a CDS encoding TMEM175 family protein — its product is MIRSRLMAAQQTQTHGFRPRGREVSRLEGLSDAVFGFAITLLVVSLEVPRTATQLFEVMRGFGSFAACFALLFLVWWNQYRFFRRYGLNDGVTMVLNAALLFVIVFFVYPLKFVFTIVLGMFTGSAPWQAVSAGGDPVLTHDQWPMLMVVFSGGYVAVFLIFALLHLHAYRMREALELDPVEQFDTVTTVRESMLNVGIGCASIMLALFGGGFGPFMAGMAYWLIGPAMWINGTLAGRARKRLQGTLAAG
- a CDS encoding aminopeptidase P N-terminal domain-containing protein gives rise to the protein MSDPAAAVRPSLSADTYRHRRERFLAAIGEGVAVLPAGPELLKSRDTEIPYRQGSDFHYLTGFPEPGAVAVLTPHDAEHRLTLFVRPRDPEREVWNGARAGVEGARERFGADAAYPIEQLDEHLKKLLEPADAVWFSLTGLAGDLEMRVLRLVAGFRGTRPRAGKGPVDVRDPGSVLDAMRLVKEPEEIALMRTAADLAARGHLAVMRAGRPGVGEWELQALLDHTYRSAGAECGTAFPAIVGSGANATTLHYHANSRRIEEGDLVLVDSGAEVGMYCSDITRTFPASGRFSAPQRRVYDIVRASLDAAIGAIHPGAPFSGVHEAARRVLVQGMVDLGLLTGEVDALIESEAFKRFYMHQTSHWLGMDVHDVGMYRDSAGESVDLQPGMVLTVEPGLYIPADADDVPEELRGIGIRLEDDVLVTVDGNEILTRGVPLDADEVERICLGE
- a CDS encoding pitrilysin family protein is translated as MTKAHLLAAAVLAAGTLAAGCAPAVQPAAQPLDRATMPTAAANPTYDFPNVERRTLSNGLRVWLVERPGAPLVTVQLIADAGGVADPATTPGIASLTASMLNEGTATRTAEQIADELGFLAASMNAAAGLEAAAATLSVLARNFDPALDVFADVVANASFPESAWPRVQAQRLAALLQQQDQPAVLATNQFQRIVYGQGHPMGRPVSGTPASVRAATPEALRAFHRRYYRPDNAHLIVVGPLAAESVLPKLERAFGRWERGGPGAWTPPSDPAPLQATRIYLVDKPGAAQSEIRIGHVGVPRVHRDYFPLLVMNTILGGQFSSRINLNLREAKGYSYGAGSGFQMGRMAGPFVASGGVETRVTRESVVEFMRELEDIRGSRPVTQEELDLARVSIIRREPLTMETNGQIAGRIQDMILYDLPEDYFDSYNQRVAAVTAEDVNRVAREYLQPGRFAIVVVGDRSVVEAPLRQLPYPVEVVAAETQAPAAPSGGR
- a CDS encoding pitrilysin family protein, producing the protein MQRTILLSTAAAALALGLAAPAAAQPATAPRTVTIANPVPLTVETYRLANGLNVVLSRDTSVPVVAVNVWYHVGSGNEVAGRTGFAHLFEHMMFQGSANVGDDQHFKLISEAGGTLNGTTNADRTNYFEAVPSNFLERVLWQEADRMGFLLNAMTQEKLDNQRSVVQNERRQNYDNAPYGLAGETISRLLFPAGHPYSWTTIGSLTDLNAASMEDVSGFFRQYYAPNNASLAVVGDFDPAQARRWIERYFGSIPSGPPITRPTPQPVRLASEVRHMLEDRVQLPRLYVVWPSPAHFQPGDADLNVLGYILAGDRSSRLHQRLVLRDQLAQFVAANQGGRALAGQFGITVQARPGIDLDRVLAIVDEEVARLRTEGPTQREVERARNNLEVQFVQRMQTTLGRADALNSYATFNGDPAYIQQDYARYATVTIGSVKQSLDWLGAGRIVLSVVPQGQTQLQASR
- a CDS encoding YncE family protein, with the translated sequence MTRRTALAAALAATVCAPSALAAQPGPERTYYVWVAAEAVDRLSLVRFGPGGARVEREVGIGRNVMDPEGPHGVDVSPDGRRLYVSTGHGTPFGDLWAFNAAGDSVLGSVTLGDFPATLQVSPDGAYAYVVNFNLHGEHVPSSLSVVSTDPLVEVARIPTCTMPHGSRLSADGTRHYSACMMDDLLVEVDTRTLGVARHFRLTRGAEGGMQGPVAPRAAGGPPADHGGHGMAAPAPGGAACSPTWAQPSPDGARVWVACNRSSEIVEVDVASWRMVRRIAAGDGVYNLAVTSDGALLVATNKRGQSVSVFDARTGRELARIPTLRRVVHGAAISPDDRYAFISVEGVGSEPGTVEVIDLRARRRVAAVDVGQMAGGIDVWKMEP
- a CDS encoding Ig-like domain-containing protein — translated: MLLKMFVLAAAFQQQPAAPPSPVAQIRVTPAAPVIAAYDSLQLRAEALDAQGRPVPGARIVFRPAGGRFEGKVDSIGMVRSGGTGTLPVSVVVLVPGSRPALHRVEVRMVPGPAARVEVTPGSTRLVVGQRLRLSATSFSVAGHSREDAFNWASSLPSVARVNEAGVVQAVAPGRARVTAGAGAASGVVEVEVVADNVARLEITPATHAARTGDVVRFRVTARDAQGREIPGLTPVFSVSPGEGAIGADGAFVGYEARAYTVTALLGRHSADAAVTLRHRDVRRPATVVGRLPRTRFKTEEVWLHPNGRNAYLGSGAGGDVLYVLDVSNPAQPVVTDSMVSNTRRVNDVMTTPDGRYMVHTREGSSDRRDGLVIASLEDPAHPRVISEFKEGVSAGVHSAFIYQDPRHGTHVYLTNNGTGALHVLNLDDPANPREVARWSTPRPNAGRSLHDVDVQNGLAYLSYWNDGLVILDVGNGVRGGTPSNPQLVSQYRYDLNDLYRQVEAVGGPGFIRGTHTAWRHRDYVFIADEVFASTPPRGARDASADRAYGRMQVIDVSDITRPRSVAWYEPEYGGVHNVWVDGETLYMGAYNGGFRAFDVSGELRGDLRAQEREIAHVHTGDMQGNVQNHAMTWGVVVRDGLAYVNDNNNGLWIIRIETAPESGVR